The genomic DNA GAAGGTCTCTGAGGTTTCGTGCCAGACGATCAATACTATGCACATATAAGGTATCACCCTCTCGAAGGTAAGAAAGGCAGTCTGACAGTGCAGGGCGGTTTTTATCTTTGCCTGAAATACGGTCTTCGAACACCCGATCCAAATCAATGTCTGCTAATTGCCGTTCAGTATTTTGCAACAAGGAACTCACTCGAACATATCCGACACGTGCACCCATACTCACCCTCTCATGAAGTGTTAATTTGAAATCTTAAACACCAGCTTACATATGTAAATAAACTATCAATACAACCCTATATTAACACATTTATAGAATTTGTAAACTGTAAGTGTGAGCTAGACTCTAAACTAGCACTTTAAATCTGAGGCATTACCCCTTAGCAAGCTGATGTTCTAATTCAATGTTCACACTCTATATACAACTACCCCATATGAACCCCATATTCATACGTTGTTTAATTAAAGAGAATTATCTTAATAATTAGGAGGCAAGTGAGAACTGTCTCATATAGCGTGCATGTGACGTATATGAGACCTATAAGGCAGCGCATTAGGTATGTATCATATACCCATACCTAAACGAGCAACTACAACACCCCTGTTCATATCAATAGGTAAAGGATATGGTCACAGTAGATTGATATACCTGAACAGATTCTCAGCACACAAGCATATCAATCAACCATCACATCACTACTAAGCCACATGCACACCTACTCTCTGGGCCTTATCAAGGTCTCAGGGTTTGCTTCCATTACTGCCTGCTTCAGAATCTCTGGAACACCTTCACCAACGTAACTTTCAGGTCAGAATTCAGATGTGTCAGATCCGTGTACACCTTTAATGACATCTCTTAATCAAATATTAAGAACACGGTTACAGTAGGAACTCACAGATTTATCATGTGACTCCGCAAGAACCTTAAGACTTTCACAAAGACCTTCATCGACGTATACATTAAGTTTAATGTTATTTTTCATTTTTTACTCCTGATTGTATTGATATGGCAGATCTCTTTATTAGTCATATTTCAAATTACATTACTTTAAGATACTACCATAGTTTTAATTCTACCTTTATTTATAAAAAAGTTACGTTACGTTAACGTTATTTTTTAAAACATACTGAACGGATGGCTTGTTACATTGAAAAATATGTGAGTTGATATGATATTGTTTTTACCTTCAGGGTTCAGTATGAAGCAATTCTCAGTCTGGAAAAAATATTCGTAATGATTTTTTTATGATGCGGGGAAGTTTCCTGTTATCCGCCTTCAATTAGCCGAAGAATGGTTCTCGGCATGGAGTTCGCTTGCGCGAGCATCGCCGTTGCTGACTGTGATAGAATCTGATCTTTCGTGAACTCGGTCATTTCATTAGCTACATCAACGTCAGAAATTCGAGATTCAGCAGCCTGTAGGTTCTCAGCTTGAATCGAAATATTCGTAGCGGAATTTTCAAGACGGTTCTGTGTGGCCCCAAGGTTGGCCCTGATTTTATCCTTCTTGATGATTGCATCATCAATAGCAGCAAGTGAGTACTGTGCGGCTGTCTGGCTCGCGACATTGAGGTTGCCAATCCCTAACCCTGAATCTGATATTCCAGCATCACCGGAAGTTATTCGATAAAAATCTTCAGCAGCGTCATTCCCTGCACCGAAGTGGATCAATGGACCTGTGCTGCTCACTTCGCCAAGTTTGTAGATCTCGGTACCATCTGTAAGGTTAAAACTGGACGCATACACCTCATCACCGCTGGTTTCGATAAACTGAAAAAATAAGTTGTTGGCATTGCCTAACCCATCCTGCGCTGTCTCATTCCATTCTCCATCGCTTTCGGACAGAAAATTGCCGCCTGTTACGTCGTTTCGTGTAGAGATAACTGGAACACCCGCAACATTATAAACCTCGGCAGTAATGTTATTCGGATCGCCGAAACCATCTAGGGTAATAGTTTTCCAACCGAATTCAGTTAGCTCGTAGACTTTTGCACCTTCAATCTCGTTACGGGTAGAAACGTATAGGTCACCATCAACCTCACTGAATCTTACCCTAATGTCATTGCTATTAAATCCGGGTAAATCTACATCGCTCCACTCGCCAGTCAAGCCGTCATACTGTTTAATCACAGAACCGCTGTTATTCGAGGAGCCTGCATACAGAGTCCCATTATGATCGGTAAATCTGAGTCCATAGTTATCAGGGTCTCCGAATCCGTCCTCGGCGAGCATGGTTAGCTCATCGCCGTTGACTCTGTATAAAGAGCCTCCTGTGGTGGGGTTAGAGGCAGAAACATAAGTAACACCGCTAAACTCTTCAATAATACCACCTCTATTCGTGGTGTCTCCTGTAATTCCATTGTTAAACAGTTGCACCCAGTTTCCATTGCTGTCCATCTGGTGGATCTTGCCGCCAGTAGCAGAATCTGATGAATGAGCAGTCAACTTACCATCGATTATTTTTAATCCCGTAGCTCCGCCAGTTGGACTCAACCTGTTATCTGCGTTCGGAACAATCGGAGTCCATGTGCTCCCGCCATCGTAACGATAAACTCGACTTCGGTTGTCAGCGGCATATAGTTGCCCATTATATGAGACTATAGACCCTTCAACATTGCCAACTCCACCGAAGCCGGAAGTATTAATCTGTTGCGGGTCCATTTCAAATCCCAAAACTTCATCATTAATAATTTTGATCCCGTTGAAGTCTGTGGCTTCACTGATCCGCTGAATCTCATTTTTCATGGCCTGAAATTCATCATTAATAATTTGACGCTGGTCAGCATTGTACGTGCCTGTAGCGGCCTGAGTGGCGAGTTCTTTCATTCGGATAAGCTTTTCATCAATGACGGAGAGAGCACCATCAGCTGTCTGAATCATGGAAATTGCGTCATTGATATTTCGTACCCCCTGTTGGTGTGAGGCAATGTCAGACCTCATCAGTTCACGTATTGCCAGACCTGCGGCATCGTCTGCGGCGGTGCCAACCCGAAGACCTGAGGACAACCTTCGTGTCGAAACTCCCAGCGAACCGTAATGTTTACTCAAAGATTTAGCGGCAGAAGATGCCATTAAATTGTGATTTATCGACAAGACCATTTTCTACGAACTCCTCAACAGGAAATTTTTTCCGACTCAGGTCAACAGGAACCCTTGAAACAACACAAATCGAATCAACTTCGTCTTTCGTAGAAAAAATATGAGCAAAATTCATACCACTGTTGATTATTAATCATCATACCATTCA from Desulfovibrio sp. JC010 includes the following:
- a CDS encoding flagellin, translated to MDPQQINTSGFGGVGNVEGSIVSYNGQLYAADNRSRVYRYDGGSTWTPIVPNADNRLSPTGGATGLKIIDGKLTAHSSDSATGGKIHQMDSNGNWVQLFNNGITGDTTNRGGIIEEFSGVTYVSASNPTTGGSLYRVNGDELTMLAEDGFGDPDNYGLRFTDHNGTLYAGSSNNSGSVIKQYDGLTGEWSDVDLPGFNSNDIRVRFSEVDGDLYVSTRNEIEGAKVYELTEFGWKTITLDGFGDPNNITAEVYNVAGVPVISTRNDVTGGNFLSESDGEWNETAQDGLGNANNLFFQFIETSGDEVYASSFNLTDGTEIYKLGEVSSTGPLIHFGAGNDAAEDFYRITSGDAGISDSGLGIGNLNVASQTAAQYSLAAIDDAIIKKDKIRANLGATQNRLENSATNISIQAENLQAAESRISDVDVANEMTEFTKDQILSQSATAMLAQANSMPRTILRLIEGG